The genomic region tagatccatttttctcttttccagtaggtttatccaaggaacttaaggtagtaatgatgttcataacatcattcgattcatacatataaagctatcttattcgaaggtttaaacttgtaatcactagaacatagtttagttaattctaaacttgttcgcaaacaaaagttaatccttctaacttgacttttaaaatcaactaaacacatgttctatatctatatgatatgctaacttaatgatttaaaacctggaaacacgaaaaacaccgtaaaaccggatttacgccgtcgtagtaacaccgcgggctgttttgggttagttaattaaaaactatgataaactttgatttaaaagttgttattctgagaaaatgatttttattatgaacatgaaactatatccaaaaattatggttaaactcaaagtggaagtatgttttctaaaatggtcatctagacgtcgttctttcgactgaaatgactacctttacaaaaacgacttgtaacttatttttccgactataaacctatactttttctgtttagattcataaaatagagttcaatatgaaaccatagcaatttgattcactcaaaacggatttaaaatgaagaagttatgggtaaaacaagattggataatttttctcattttagctacgtgaaaattggtaacaaatctattccaaccataacttaatcaacttgtattgtatattatgtaatcttgagataccatagacacgtatacaatgtttcgatctatcatgtcgacacatctatatatatttcggaacaaccatagacactctatatgtgaatgttggagttagctatacagggttgaggttgatttcaaaatatatatagtttgagttgtgatcaatactgagatacgtatacactgggtcgtggattgattcaagataatatttatcgatttatttctgtacatctaactgtggacaactagttgtaggttactaacgaggacaactgacttaagaaacttaaaacatcaaaatatattaaaagagttgtaaatatattttgaacatactttgatatatatgtatatattgttataggttcgtgaatcaaccagtggccaagtcttacttcccgacgaagtaaaaatctgtgaaagtgagttatagtcccacttttaaaatctaatatttttgggatgagaatacatgcaggttttataaatgatttacaaaatagacacaagtacgtgaaactacattctatggttgaattatcgaaatcgaatatgcccctttttattaagtctggtaatctaagaattagggaacagacaccctaattgacgcgaatcctaaagatagatctattgggcctaacaaaccccatccaaagtaccggatgctttagtacttcgaaatttatatcatatccgaagggtgtcccggaatgatggggatattcttatatatgcatcttgttaatgtcggttaccaggtgttcaccatatgaatgatttttatctctatgtatgggatgtgtattgaaatatgaaatcttgtggtctattattatgatttgatatatataggttaaacctataactcaccaacatttttgttgacgttttaagcatgtttattctcaggtgattattaagagcttccgctgtcacatacttaaataaggacgagatttggagtccatgcttgtatgatattgtgtaaaaactgcattcaagaaacttattttgttgtaacatatttgtattgtaaaccattatgtaatggtcgtgtgtaaacaggatattttagattatcattatttgataatctacgtaaagctttttaaacctttattgatgaaataaaggttatggtttgttttaaaatgaatgcagtctttgaaaaacgtctcatatagaggtcaaaacctcgcaacgaaatcaattaatatggaacgtttttaatcaataagaacgggacatttcagatattaCTTTGTATTTATGGTCGTGTGGGTTGTTCATTCGCAACCCAAGTCCGTATTGGTTTTCCTTTTAACTTATGGGGTTAAATCCCCATCCCTTGTATTGTTTCGTGgttgatttatatatattattgttggcctttcaaaaaaaaaaaaaaaaaaaaaagtattcttATATTTTGAGTGGGCCATAAGAGTAGAAGGACAATTGTGGATATTTCATAATCTGACCATCCAGTGGGATTGGGACTGGATTATGGGTATGGGTTGTGGGCCTACATCACAAAAGGCTACACCGGCATACCACATGTATAAAGTGGTTGGTGCTTTCATTTTGCAATTACAATAAtgtaagttttttatttttatttgttttcatTAATTAACTGTTAATTAATCAAATCTCAAATCTTTTTTAATAAAGGTGGAAAATTGGAAATGGATGATTATATGTTCTATTTATGAAAATGTTTTAAGAATACTCCACATTCTTTATAGTGAAAACTTATAGGAGTAATCTAGAAATGAAGCAATTATATTTGAAATTCTACGGAGTATAATTTTAGGTAGATATATAAATTTGTAACTTTAATTAGACGTATAAATGTATAACCTTCTTCATACTTTGCTAATGATTGAATTGTGTTTTATAGTTATTCTTGGATGTTTGAAGTTAAAACATTCATGCATAGAGTTGTTAAAACCACACTTGGATTGCCTAGTCAAAATAAACTATTACTCCTCAAATGACTTGAACCTAAAGATTTCATCCGTTTATTCATTTATAAAAATTTTTAACCAACACAATTAATAAATGAGAACACTTCTTTAGTCAAATGGTGTTTGTACTTCTACTTTTGAAATAATTGTGTTAATTAGAAGAATGTTGATCATCAGTTAAGAGTTGAGCATTATTACCCTATAACACTATTTCAACCCCCGACTTGGGTCGTTTACTATAACCAAAACGACAACCCCattatttaattatcacaattagtattttaattaaaaaaaattacccAACCTCCAATCAAATTTTTGACGGGTAACAATCATACCGCtcaccgcgagttaaatttttctgacaccacTGTTCAACTcggaataattttacgaacacaacgcaactaactatacgtaAAATGGACGTTTTGAAAAAAATAAACATTTTAGGCTatctttcatacatatatatacacatataataaacaacccaaactTACCCTATAATACTATTTCAACCCCCGACTTGGGTCGTTTACTAAAACCAAAACGACAACCCCattatttaattatcacaattagtattttaattaaaaaaatttacCCAACCTCCAATCAAATTTTTGACGGGTAATAATCATACCGCtcaccgcgagttaaatttttctgacaccacTGTTCAACTcggaataattttacgaacacaacgcaactaactatacgtgAAACGGACGTTTTGAAAAAAATAAACATTTTAGGCTatctttcatacatatatatacacatataataaacaacccaaactaaCTCATCATATCGATGGTTTCGTCCCCCCTTTTTACGCGGTTTTACTGGCGTTAAAAACGCGTAGGCTATTAGGTACATTATCCAAAGACACCCACATCAACGCGTTTTTAATTCtctaaatacataacgctacgttaaatatgaatatacaACCCAAAaaacccgccgcatcgcgcgggcctatATTACTAGTTACAAACATGTCtataatattttatacataaatcaCAATATAGCTTAAGTTATAACAATATTTTATGATAGGCGTGTTTAAAGAAGGGTAATCATATGTACAAATAAACGTGtgagatgttttttttttttttttttttgaacaataTTTTGGAATCACTAAGTGAGACTAAACACCTACACGATCATCTCCTGATCACAGAGTATTAGACCATTATCACTTAAGCTACAACACAAGGTTACGTGTGAAATATTAAACCAGGTTGTAAGGTTCTGATATTATTTTGACTTGATTCATGGCTCAATGTCTCATTATACGAGATTTTTTTTGTTTCATTTGCTTATAGTAGTTATAAATTGTAActtgatatttatataattataataattgtaattatgattatatttttataattatacaaTTAGAAACTAGAAGTATAATAGTGGCCCAAAATTTGAGCATTATAGCTGGAATATGGCCCCTTTATGTTAAGCCTCATAATTTACAAATTTAAGTTAATGTTTAATCTGGCCCATGGACATTTACCAATCTCGTAGGTTATGGTTCTAGCGTTTAATTCAAGAAAACTAAAGGGTATATGGCCAGCGAGATTGAACATCAACTTTAAAATTGTTAGTTCGAGCCTCGTAATAAACTATTTGTTGTTAAAACTTTGTTTTTTCTTGAACATCGAGATTAAAGTTACGGGACTACTAATGGAGTTCCAACCACTCAATTATATTTCTTCCATGTGTGAAAGATGTTTCACCGAACAACTGTTATAGGACAGAACCTGCGTGTAGACAACGATGCCTCCAAAAGACTCCATAACCAACTGCAAAGTAAATTACATTATAAAATCCCCATGTGAGATTCGAACTCGAGATCTCACGAACACCTAGAATGACGGTAAAGCTAAATTGAGATGGTTACTTTGTTTACCTTTGTAAAATACGGAGTATTTTTAATAGAAGTGGAGATGTGTTatctactttttttttttatttcttttttttgcAAAATGTAGAAGTTATCTTTATATATGGGaaaaaaaaacactataaaacGTAGAAGTAATATAATATGACCTGGTCAATACGTTACAGCCAAACTTGATATGTGTAACCAAACCATAGTTGTTATTTTCCTATATtgttaacctttttttttttttttttcgggcgAAAAAACGAAAAATTATATAGAAACCAATGCGTTTTCCAAAGGAAAACGCCCTCAACAGGGATTCAGGGAATACAAAATGACTAAGGGAAAACGGAAAGGCTCGCACATAGAAAGCACCCAACTAAACAAAAACCTATCTATAAGCGAACCTCCCAACAACCCCAGAAATTTTTTACAAACATATTAACCAAACAAAAAACCGAATAATAGACGAAAATACAAGGAATAAAATCAACCGAAGAAAACATATTTGCTTCTTTGTTATCTATCACAACTTTGTATTTAGCACTCAAACACATTGCTTCTTGGCATCATATAGTATTGGTTTAGCAGTCAAACATATTTGCTTCTTTTTTTAATGTATCATATAGCATTGGGTAATCATGAACTAATCATAAAATTATATCAAATCCATCATAATTAGACGGTTGTTCTGTACAGATTTTAAATGTAGATGGATTTATTAAAAAGGGCATTGGAAATATTACCACGAAAAAAAATTGTTGACACACTCTCCTTCAAGTCGAGCAAAAAGGTCCTCATACTAAGGCGACAACAGTGCTGTCTAGCGCCTTTTATGCTTAGTCACGTCTTCCGAGATAAGGAATCAAAGTCATAGCACGAGAGAGAAGACATTTCTTCGCCGTTTTATTTTGAGGAAGCGCTCAAGTCGAGACTCTTATATGTCAATAAAGAAAGCAAATTCATAAAGAAACCAAGTCATTTTAGTCTGTAATATTGTAAAAGAGGGTTTCAACTAGGCTTCAATACTCAGAAATTTATTCAGCTGAGGAGCTATTTGTTAAGATATCTTTCCATAACAAAATAGATATCATTATCGTAAAGTGATTTGTCGTTTCTTACCCAATTCAccttaattattataatactattgTAATTGCAATGTACTCCGTTATTTATATCCTCAAAGGCTACTCAAAACACATATGCCACAAAGTATTTGTTTTTCCTTCGATAAAACTAATACTATATAACAAAGGCAAGACGAAGCTCGAGAACAATAAACTAAGCCTAACAACCAACCGACCAATCGTTAACTAGACCCGAGCCCCGCCTCGCAAACAACACCACCACAAAGAAAACCAAACATAACTAACGACCAACTAACTGAACAAAACATATTTTTTTGAGAGGCAAGTCGTCGGCATCACCCAGAGGGGACTTAACCACCTTTGCGATCATATGCCACGCACGTATTCtggaggaaacccgaatcgcaaTGCAGGAACCCGATTCTTAAACTATTTCGAGGGCTGCGGACCAGGTTTGAATTCTGAATGGATCCGAAAGAAAACCCCCCTAGGGTTAATCTTGAGCTCCATATTTCAACAAAACATGACACTATCAAAATAACAAAACAAACATAACCCGCTAACCAATTACAGATTTCCCTTTCCATATTTGGAACTCGGCAAAGAGGCCTCACCAACAATCTTGTTGTTTTCGACACCTTTGTTCACGCAAGAAATGAAAGAATAAGTCAAGAAGTTTCCGGTCCCGTCTCCAATGAGAGTATCCGAAGATGAAGGAATCAAACCACGTCTCGCTAACtcttaaaataattattttttcacCAGACTGACCCGAACCTAGCAAAGAATCAGTGCTTGCCTCGACCTCCGAAGCATTTTGAATCGTGACCCCACATTCATCGTCACCAATACTATCCCGTAAACAAAAACGAACTCTCTTTCTTACCAACCTATTAACTAAATTTAACCACGATTTGTTTAGAATTGTTAGTATGAGTTTATGACCTAATCTTATTGGGAAAAAGGAGAAAGGAGTTAAACTTTTGTGAACAGCATACCAAGCATCGGATCATGTTGGGCCCAGCAACAATCAACTTCGTTCAAACATTTCCAATTTCACCTAAATTTATACAAATCACCACCAGATCCACCCACCTTTAATATATACTAACAAATCATCACCAAATTATGGCTTCAGCCATCTGCAATCCCccatatttatcatcatcatcatcatccttacctACAGTGCCTAAAAGAATCTCAATTTATGCTTCTCAAATTTCATGCTCTAAAACCCTAACTATTCGTTCTTTAAAGTGGGTTCCTCAGCTGGGGTTAACTCCATTTTCTAATTGGAATGGCCTCAGGAAACATGGGCTACCATCTTTCAAATTAGGTATATTTTATTATTGAATTGATTGAATTATTGAATCATTTTCACATGTCAAATTtagttcatttcaaatgtaaagttgTTAATTGATTTTGCGGCCATCAACATTGTGTCATATGTAGGATTTGTTTTGATAGGGAGCATTGGTAGGCAGCTTTAGTAATGCAAAAAGTTTGAAACTTTGGCATCAGTTATGAAGCTGAATGTAACCTGTTTGACTTTTTAAGTCAAACCTTGTTTATATCCTAGGCAAAGCTGTTTTGACTATTGTAATCTAATCAATTACTGACATTGTTGTGCCTAATATCTATCTAATTGTGAGTATAATACACAgtaaattacaacaacaacaacatacccaatcccacatgtatggggtatgggggaggtgagacgtagacaatccttcctctatcctagaataaagagaaatcatttctccatcccgagtgaaacactcacaagagtagggaAAGTCATCCCTCCCTCtattcgacgggtaaagagattgcttccaggaggacctccggcccaaaaggtagaagaaaataaaataaaacaataaCAAATAAgaatagaaataaataaataaaatactttaaataaaatgaaataaataaataaatacagcgaataaaataaatacatacatgataaaaataaataaaaagaagacgccatgaaaatggtagaatcaaatttccataggTTTTAAATCAAGCCTGAAATTCAATTTAGCcactaagcggcagtcaagtcgccaataaatcgacgactGCTGTTGCCTCGATTAATAGGGCCgtaaattattttattaaaaaagggAATTATAGTAGTACTCCGTTTTAATTTTGAAGTTGAAATGCAACATGTTTGACTCTCCAGGTCAAAGTGTATCTGTATACTCATAGGGGTTGAAAcagtctgtgtgtgtgtgtgttctaacAGTACCTGAATTGTTGGTTTGATTTAGTGGTTGCAGAAAAGAGAAAAAAATGTAAAGGGAAGGGCGGTGTGTTTGCATCTTTATTTGGAGTTGGAGCTCCTGAAGCTTTAGTGATTGGAGTCGTAGCTTTGTTGGTTTTCGGCCCTAAAGGTCTTGCAGATGTGAGTACTGTTTGATATCTGTTTTGAATTATAAGATTCTTATAACTTATAATACATGTACGATTTTGCTATGTGCCTACAGGTTGCTAAAAATTTGGGAAAAACTTTGAGAGCATTTCAACCAACAATCAGAGAGCTTCGGGTAATGCGAACAAATATAACCTACACTTGCTTTAGGGTGGTTAGATACTTAGATGTGCACTCTCAAAATGATTTTTATTTATTGGGACTGTAGGAATCATATGATAAAATAACCACTTGCTTTATTTCGATTGCTTGCGTGCTAAGTCAAACATTGGAATTGAATGAATATAGGAAGTTTCACAAGAATTCAAGAGCACGCTTGAAAAAGAGATTGGTCTCGATGAGCTAAAGAATCCCCAACAAGAAAATTACACTTCCAACACGCCGAGACCACCACCTGCTACCACCACGGATGATACTCAGGCAACCACAACTCCGCCTGCTACCGCCACGGATGATTCTCAGGCAACTACAACTCCTCCTGCTGATAGCCAAGAGGATCCTCAGGCCACAACACCAACGCTTGCTGTTAGTGCAGAAGATATTCAGGAAACGGAGGATTCACAGCCTACAGATGACACTAGTTAGTACTCTTTAAACTCATTTAAATTTCCCCTATCATTCGGTATGAAAAGTTACATTTTATAATATGTTTTGCTCTTATTCAAGTGCGTTTTAAACATTTGATCATATCATTATGGTTTCCTTGTTTTGTCGTGATTAAAGATGATCTTAGACTTGTGAGTATGATCAAACACGATACTTAgtatgcacacacacacacacacacactgtcCAGACATATCAGACAGAACAATTTTCTCTCAAAATACTCATTCATGATAATTTTACATGTCATAGTCGTTTTTGTACACTTCTGTTACTTCATTAAGGGCCATTGTAATCTGTTACATCCAGATACCTTAGTGACCGTCTACTACTATTactatattactattactattcacTAATTACTTTACTATTACTATTTtacacttaatattactaattactaattactaattactaattactaatataataaaagtaaaaatattttATATGTTTCTGGATTCAGATAAACAAACAGTCTTTGTTTGAAAATGTATTGTTTGTTGATGTATTATCTTGCTCACTTGTTGTAATTGTAATGTGAATTAATTGTTGTTTGGTTTAGCAAACGGGTCTAGATTATATTCGAGCGAGGACCTCTTGAAGATCACAGAAGAGCAGCTGAAAGCACTTACCTCCCAACAGCAGAAAGAGCAACCGTCATCTTCTACATCCTCCGAGAATCGCGAAAGTGATGTCTGAAACTTCAAGGAAATGCTAATTTTGATCGGAAGAGGAATTTCACCTTGTGTCACAAAGcaaaatttacaatatttttaGGCTACAAGTGTATTAGTCTTTTTTTTATTTGCTCTTCAGAAGACATGGTAGATACTTGTTAGGTTATAAATGTTGTAAGAAGATTTTGTATGGTGTAAAACCAACAATATATTGTACATTTAGCCAAAATTCTTTATGGAGTGTGGTTCTAGCAAATCCTACACCTATAAAGTGCACCTCACCCACTCCACGTCACAATCACCAATATCTGTGGTCTAAGGGTCATACTGGTCACCATCACTCGCATGGCTCACCTTAAATTCAATCTTACAACCAAAGTTGTTCAAACCTCACtaatagcatgtcttcaagtgatTAGGAAAAAAGGTTCAAAATGATTATGGAATAACCCAGTTAAACTGCACAGTAACATGGAAAATTTTATGCGTTCCCGTCTGTCTGCCTAATTCAGTCTCATCCCAAAAGCACACTACATGTGAATTCAAATTCTACCATCGGCGTTAAAAAAAAAGTTCAAATTCTAGAATCACCTAAAGTGATTCCCTCTTTCACCTTCGCTGTCATTGGATTCATGACAAAACGAAGAAAAATGTTTCATCAAAATCATGAGGATTATCCGTACAAAAATACAAATAATCTTCTATTATTCTATGATTATCGTGATTTTGTTACATTGAAAAAACTATTATCCTTAATTATCCATCTATCTACTTGTCTATATTACTACAGTACATTTTTGACAATTTAATAATTAAACATGGGCTTCAAGTTGGGCCGAAAGTGAGTTTAGTCCACAATCCACACAAACCTTGAGCCAGATAAGGTACTGACTGCATTTTCATTCTATCTAATCTAATCCCCTTTATTTATTCATCTTCCCCATTTTCCACTTTCAGAAAACTGAAAATTAAGAAGAAATAAATAAATGGCATCTTCATTATCCACATATCACCCAATCTCATCTAACCTTTCAAAACAAAATCACACCCCAAATCTCTCATCATCATTCATATCATCAATTCCACTATCTTCAAATTCAAACATATCTCTTCAGTTTCACCTCAAAAAAAAGCAATCATGTCCTGCTATTTCAAGGCCTCTTACAATCAAAGCCATGGCCCCACCTAAACCTGGTGGAAAAGCCAAAAAAGGTACTCACTTCATTCACTTATTGAACTAGGCATTAGCATATTTTATAATAATTTGTTATAATTGTAATAATGTGTAGGTCTGTTTTGTGTGTTTGTAAACAGTGACCGGAATAATAAAATTGGCGCTAGAAGCAGGGAAGGCAACACCGGCCCCACCAGTTGGACCGGCGTTGGGTTCAAAGGGAGTTAATATAATGGCGTTTTGTAAGGATTATAATGCCAGAACTGCTGATAAAGCTGGTTATATTATCCCAGTTGAAATTACTGTTTATGATGTTAGTtctttttatctatttatttatctttaattattattatatattatgttCTTTTAAGTATAATGAAATTGTGTATGTGTGTGGTTGGTTGAATTTGCAGGATAAAAGCTTTACATTTGTGTTGAAGACTCCTCCTGCTTCAGTTTTGCTACTTAAAGCTGCAGGTATTATATTTTCAAACTAATTTTAAAAATACTTACTATACTTTTGTATCTATAATAGGTATCATATAGTACTGACTTTTGTATTAATGTGTTTCATGTGTTATTTAGTGATGCATTATCTATAATCACCTATAGAAGCTTTAACAAAGTATATTTACATGTACTCCGTATTAGAAAACATTGAACAATTTATACTATACAAAATACTAACTTCCTcagatgaaacttatttcaatacaATCAAAACCACTTGGTTCTAAAAAGGATATCCGAACAATACGCAATGGAAAGTATCATGCTGAAAACAGCAAGTAAAGTCAGTTAAAACACTGAATACGATCCCCAAAATATTTACATCGTACAACATATTATTAGCATTTCAAACTATCGAGAAACAATTTAAATAATCACCAACAAAACACTTCAGTTGACGTTATTCCGGTCTGTAAACAGTAATGTAAACATTGTGTTAAACACAGCTAAGATAACAATATAATACGTTAAATGTTTATGATCTTGCTGTTAaaggctgtttttttttttttttttttttttttggcgaaaataaCGATAACTTAAATAGAACCGAGGGCGTTTGGAAAACGGGGAAGCTCGCACAAAGCAACTATCTAAACGAAATCTCCCCTAACATCCCAAACACCTTAAAAACAAACTAACCGAACAAAACCGGAAACTACATGAAAACGTAAGAACCAAATGAAATGAAACGAGATACACAAGACGAACCGCATCGATCAACCTCTAGGTCCCGCACTCCCGCCCTTTTCAATTTGCCGTTAACCGTCTCTTTCAAAGTATTCTTGCCTGACCGATTCTCTATCTTGTAAGATAACACATTAGTGGATCCAACACCCGGTATACTCTCATCAGCCAAACGTGTCATCATTTCATCAAAAGCTGTGAAATCCGCAGACATATTTCCTTCCCCGAATGTCGATGAACCGCCGTCTCTTCCATTTTGAGAACCCATAAACAAGCTTTGAATTGCGTCTCCATAATCCTAGTTGTCGTTGTTATCTTTGAGCTTATAAACGCCCGAAATGGAGGCCTCGTTTGCCTTCTTTCTTGACCTCGGATTAGCTTCACTAAGTAAACTGCTCGAGACGTCTTTATTCAAGACATACCACGCTTTACAAAAACCTATGCACGATGGGACCTCGCAGTCACAATAACTTCTTCCACTCCGACCAATCAAAACCAGTGTAGGTCTTTCAACGTTCGATTCGGCCAAACGTTTTGCCAATTcttccttctttttctttttctccttCTTCAACTGATCCAATCTTACTGCAAACGTGGTGTTATCATCATTCGGCTCCAACACGTCATCagaatcgacattaacaatatgctaTCTAGCCTCCACAAATCGTGACCCAATACTAATGCCCAAATTGGGCCCTAAACCATGCTCAGAAACCTCATCAACACCTTTACCATCTAACCCATCTACATCAGCACCTTGTTTCAACCCTGATATATTACCCTCGTATACAACTGAGCTAAAACGTGAAGTAAAAGAATCATCTAAAGAACCAAACTTGATATGTAAAATATTATCTTGTTTGTCTTACCCAATCGTAGTAACCGAAACAGGAGCAGTAGCTGCCATTGAAACCTTAGATACCGTTGAAACATTTGGTACCCCCAAAACAGGAACATAAACATCATTTTTTCGATTCAACTTAACGGCTACCTCCTCAAATTGTGAAGAGTAAAATGGATGCTCATTACTAATGTTATTACCCTCATCTTCACTTTGATCTACACCAGTAACATTCACGTCCCCATTTGACATAATAAACCGATTAGTCGAAGCTAACAATTGTTGGTTGAAAGAGTTGGAAATAACTCGATTCAAACAGGAAAGATCCGAGATTTCCGAGACCCAAACTTCACAATTTGTAGCACCCGAATCCCCCAACCGAACCGAACCCGACACCTCCAAGTCAACCTCTACCAAATCGTGTACATGTTTAGCGCTCGAAGATTTAATAAAAGCGTATAAAGAACCAAGAGTTGGTTGGTTAGGGCACGAAGGAGAAGAGATGTCGACCGGAGTAAAATTGGGAGAGGGGAGATTAGGGAAAGAAAACAAACGAAAATTAGACATGTAAGGGTTTGGATATTGGTGAATTTAATGAAGGAAGGTGGGATTTGGGTGGTGATGGTGGTAGTTTACGGTGGAAAAAGGTTGTTAAAGGCTGTTATCCAAACCATTTTCCCTTATTAAATATATTTTCTTGCTTGTGAATATCAAAATACATGTGCTAGAAACAAAATGAGAATTAAGCAACAACGTAACATTACTAATTGTTAAGCTATATAAACTTTAGTAAAGGTTAAGAATTATCCGAACTAATTTATAAGCATCCAAT from Rutidosis leptorrhynchoides isolate AG116_Rl617_1_P2 chromosome 9, CSIRO_AGI_Rlap_v1, whole genome shotgun sequence harbors:
- the LOC139869115 gene encoding sec-independent protein translocase protein TATB, chloroplastic-like — encoded protein: MFDSPGQSVSYLNCWFDLVVAEKRKKCKGKGGVFASLFGVGAPEALVIGVVALLVFGPKGLADVAKNLGKTLRAFQPTIRELREVSQEFKSTLEKEIGLDELKNPQQENYTSNTPRPPPATTTDDTQATTTPPATATDDSQATTTPPADSQEDPQATTPTLAVSAEDIQETEDSQPTDDTTNGSRLYSSEDLLKITEEQLKALTSQQQKEQPSSSTSSENRESDV
- the LOC139867274 gene encoding large ribosomal subunit protein uL11c; the encoded protein is MASSLSTYHPISSNLSKQNHTPNLSSSFISSIPLSSNSNISLQFHLKKKQSCPAISRPLTIKAMAPPKPGGKAKKVTGIIKLALEAGKATPAPPVGPALGSKGVNIMAFCKDYNARTADKAGYIIPVEITVYDDKSFTFVLKTPPASVLLLKAAGVDKGSKDPQREKVGKVTIEQLRVIATEKLPDLNCTTIESAMRIIAGTAANMGIDVDPPVLEKKVKQLL